The genomic interval CTTACTCAAGCTTACCACCAATAAATGATCTGCAGCCATGTATGATTAGCTCCCCAAAAAAGAGTCTTCTGAATAATTAATACACAGGAATTGGTTGATGGTACAAAATTTGAAGTTGAAACTAAAGACGGGGATTGCCAAGTGTATACACAAGAAGAAAGGTCTGCAGGAAAAATTTCCATAAAATCCAAAAGATTAATATGTTATGCAATAAGTTaccatttgaaacttgaaaaatgtgtggaaaaagaaaaagaaaaaaaaagatagaaTTACCTTTTTCCAGGTCGGTCACAAAAACAAAAggggaaataaattatatatggtaaatcaacaaataaaatatttattatctGTGTCATtaaccttttatttttaaaatattttaatcatgTTTAAACAAAACTTCGTTTTTAgtaatatttgatatagagaaaaTATATAATGAAAAGTCTATTTCCTtatctattttctttttcttaccATTGAGCCTAAGTGGATTTTTTGTTTCTGTTGTCATCATCTCTTTCCATTCAAAAGCCCTTCTACTTCATTACTCAAAATGCACCAATATGTTTACTAAGGAGCCAGCTTCCACAAACTTTCAGAGCCATTCCCACAACTCTCAAACTCCAGCACATAAGCATGGAGAGAACAAAATTTCTACACCAAACCATTGCCAGATCTGCTCTGGAGCTCCCTCGCATCGATGCAATGGAACTACAATTTACAAGAGATTTGCGCTTCCTGCCAGCTCCTTACACAAGAAACACCAATGGACAGAGATAGCTCCTCACATGAAGAATGCTACTTTCTTGGCTGTTAAAAATCTCCAAACAGCTTTCCACAGAAGAGAAGTCATGAAGCCAAAAGGGCAACTTCAGTGAAGCAAACGGCATCAGCAAGCATCCAGTAGCACTCAAAGAAGATTTCTTTCACACATTAACACAAACAATTAACAGAGTTCACAATTCATTCAGTAACACTGCCAGCATAGTCTAGCTGATATTTTTCCTATTAAAATCCCTCATTTTTCACTCCAACCTGCTCCAAAATGACCTTCATAGGCCTCTCAAATCATAATCTTTGAATCCCTCACAGGCCATTCAACAAAGACCCAAAAAACTTAAACCATCCCCTCAGATCCACAGAAATACTCTCCATTCATCTCCATTAAAGATGTAAGGCGTACAGATAATGGCtccttaaacccaaaaaatgaGTGCTCAATATCTACCAAAAACCAGTGAACAAGCCTTGTGACTTGTGCTGCAATTGCAGGAACCAAACTCAATTTTTTCCTTTGTACAACCAAACAATGTTTTCCTGTCTAATCCTAGGATATTGTCTCTTTGCACATTCACCCTGGAGATTTTAATAATGCAGCTTCAGTAGCATAAATAATTGCAATTTAGCAATTAAGCAGACACACAATAGGATACATGCAGAAAATCAGTTCACAACAAGCACTTTAATTTAAAAGGATTTTAAAAGATCGAGGGAGAATAGAAACAACATGAGAAAATAGGTCAGACGAAAGACACTTAAAACGCCAACATTGCACAACAAGAAGTCATATCATACAAAAACACCTTAACTGCTGTTCATATATGCTATATGCTTATATATGGAACCAGACAAGCCATTCTTGAAGCCTAATTAAATGCATGTGCGTGTAAAATTTCAAGTATGCAAAAAATGCAATCATAGCTATAGGATTCCCAATCCAACTTACTATTACGAGTAGGAGCAGAGCAAGTGATACAAATTTGGTGCATAATTTGTATTAAAATATTTCATGAGTCAAGCAAAAGATTCAAAAATGTGCATTTGATCTTTTGAAACTCACCATGAACTTCACTCAAGTTCAAACTTATACCATCTAAAAGGAACACAATAAATTACGATTTGGGGCAACAATTCCAAAGTCATTTCTTTTCTAAGAGGGGATGTTAGAACTCCAAATTCAGGTTCATTAGGTCAAAATCTAGGCTCAGGAAGAATTAACACAATTCAAAACTGTTGGTATCAATTGCTATATCACCTTCTATTCATCACTTTTATCATTATTGAGTTGACTGAGTGTGTTACCATACAATAAAACATTTCACATAAAAACTATTATATTTCAATGCAATTTTTCTTCCAATTATTTACATCCATTGTCTCTTAGTTAACTACACAAACCAAATAAGAGCCCTTTGTACATATTGTATGTCATCTCTTCGGATTTAGCTTAAAAAACCTTCATTCGAGGATATTCACTTCTACAAATGttttttttatcagtaatatCTACTTCAGCAAACAATTATCATACGCACTAAACCACTCAATGATAGTAACGTGGACGAGTAGACTAACAATCCCCTAATAACAGGAAGAGAAAACTTCTCAATACTTACCATAGATTCTTGCTCCTCATAATCATTTTGTGAGACCAAAGCCTTCATGCATCATTAACCCAAGGCTTGCATATAATCAAGCTTATCTTGAAAATCTCAGCAAAACATGGCTACTATATATTTCCCTGCTGATACCAAACTCAAAATAGTATAGAAATTGTAATATCAGTTccttcaaaatattaaaaaagtagaaaaacaagaaaaaaaaaaagctgcgGCCACTGTAAATTCATAATCAATCTCGTCATTCCATGCTAACTAAAAATGTAAACTTCTGGACATAAATAATGAAAAAAGTAGAAGaagggaaaaacataaatcaaaatGACACAGACAACCCTCCTTTCTGTGTAGAGGGAAAAACAGCAGTTTAGAGATTACAGTGGACAGTAGTAAAATGGAAGAACAAATTCTAAGAAGTGACAAAAGTTAAACAAAAATTCAATTTACcacatttcaaaataaaaatgacaatCAACCAAATATATAACCCTTCCAAATTCCACCTAGCTCTcaaattgaaattaatttttttaaaagtaaataaaCACCAGTAGCTCAAGACCATTTTGCATCACTCATTGCTTTCTCTTTTGTTTGAACTCTCTTCTCAACACATGGTCAAAATCCCACGTTCCCAATTTAATGATACCACACAGGAACCTAGCTTATTGTGATCTAAATGCGGCGCTTCTTTCGGAGCCTACATCCATTGTGAGGACGTCGAGTTGTGTCTTCAATGTACACAATTGGGTTTTGATCACTTCTAGAATTTGAATAACCATCTTTCCAGCTCAAAATTGCTAGTCTTTTCCTTTTAAAGTGAGTAAACCCATTCACCTTCATTACAACTGACTTCACTCCAAGTTCCCTTGTACGCCGCCCAACAAATTCTGCAGTGGCTTCAGCAGCATACCGAGAAACTTTTCCCCCACCTTGCAGTTCCTTCAAGTGTCCTGAGGATGCCCAGGCTTTTGTATTACCCTTTGAATCCGTCACGTTGATAAAAGTATTATTACGGAGCATCTTTATATGAACAATATCAGCATTTGTTTCTGTTACATGCTGAGTAAATTGAGAACTTCCTCTGATATCCTTACCACTTTCCTCTATAATTcccttcacaaaattcatggGCCGAAAATTATTCCTCCTCTCAAAATGTTTAGGACTTTCCGAATGTATCAAACGTCGAAATATTGTCGCATAGGGAAGAGAAACATTTTCTTTCGTGTTCAGATTACCCAACTTCATCTCCAGAGTACCCGAAAATCTCCACACATTTTTTGCAACATTCCAAGGATCACCTGCAAAAGCCATAATTTTCATCACTCATATTTTCAAGACAAACCATAATTCTCCATCCCAAACACATAATTTCCTGCACAAAATTTCTCAACTGTCCCTATAACAAGCAATGAAGTGAATAGACTCCACCCGGCAGACTTGATTTCTTCCTTACAACCATTTTCCCAGCGATTCAACATATATGTACAATATAGCCTTTACATTGCAAAGATATTCAACAAAATACGCATATTACCAGTCTCagttagcattttttttttttttttttcattttgaagcaaAATTGCACAAGCCCCTTTTGTGGCGGAGCAAGCATATTGAAAACTCATAATACCTAGTCCATTTGGCTGCCGAGAAAATGGGAATACTATATAACAAAAGAATAAGATCTCGGTACTTATGTTTTGCACTAATTTTTTCTCTTAAATTTGAACAACGGTACACAAACACATATTTTCGCGTGGCTACGAAACATATTTCTTGGCAGCCAAACAAAACGGAAACGAGAACTTGCCTGAAAAGACGCCGTTTTTCCGGGGGATTTCCGAGAACAGCGAGAGGGCTTTAAAGGATGGAAGAAGCGATCTCATGTCAGCCGGATTGAAGATGCCGGGAGCTGGAACAGACAACCCAGAAGGACAGTGGGATCGAATCGAGGACTGTCGGGTCTGCTCTAATAGGGTTTTGTTAAGTTTTGACTTCGTTACAGAGAAAGAGAGGAAGCGCAGAGATGGAGGAGCGAGGGAGAGAGATCGAGAAGCTTGGCGCAAGCAGAAAGAAAAAtgcattttctagggttttttgCGGGGCTCTGGGTTGGATTGTTCTCTGCAACCTGGGGCATCTAAGTTCTATGCCATGGCCGTCAGTGACTCAGTAGCAGCagggttaaaaaaaatttataacttgtttttctttaaagaaaaataaaatcgtTCTCAATATGAGAAACGCGAGAGTGATGAAGAAGACcgtttcattttctatttttagatattaaaaaaattatatatatatatatatatatatatatatatataccattttttatttttaaattattcctttaaaaaatagaaaataaattttaaaattataagaatacatttatttttatttgtagatttttaaataattaaataattacaagctgatttccaaatttttaaagttatatcaaaattacaatttttgaaaataataaaattattctaattttctatataaatttagagACTTAAAAATTAAGGtggtatttttaaattatgtgaaaattaataataaaaattaaaactatttttCACAAGTGAAGAaagataaaattattaaaataattatagttTTTCTGtaaatttaaaaaactaaaaacaaaggtggtatttttatattattttccgCAAGTTTAAAGTGACAAAAAAATTattgtttaaaaattttttataaaaatgtggaaaaattaaaaaatgtgctaaaattttttaattctttgtaaaactaaaaataaaaaatgtaaactattttttataaataaatttattttaacatttaGTTGCACTTAAATATTAAGTCTTTTTGCACTGACATTGAGTTGGATAAGTGGCAAAGTATATTTTCTCTTTGGAGcgtcaaaaaaaataaattgtttccCTACAAGAATTCATTTTTTCATGAGAATTTTGCGTTACGCGTTGTTGAGGTATATATCAAATTGTGACATGAGGCTTAAAtatgtacatttttattttgCTCTTTTTTTTAATGCCTAAGGCATGTGACTGATTAAAATATTATCTTTTATATGTAAGTTTTGATTAATTGAAGGGAGATTGCAAAATGGCAAAGTCAGTTGTGTTTTATTAAATGGCTAGGGGAAATATTTAGTGTCATGCAGGTTTTTTTAAAACTAGATCAAAACATTTTGCCTATATGTgtgtacatatataatattgcAATGTTATTATTGGTTGAGAAGCATCCCAAATTCAATCCTTGCAGCCTCATTGAAAGTTATCTTTCTCATTCATATGCGGTAGTCCAAGACTTGCCCCTAACAAATAAAAAGTTAACGACAAGGCATGaatagttaaataaataaaagcctCGGAGGATTCCCCATCCTATCCAACAACCTCTACTATTTCTTGTATTATTCGTACTTCATAGTCTACGAAAATCTTATGGACACATTATATTGTTAACGTTTTCCTTTTACCACTACAATCTTATCatacaaatctctctctctctctccctctctctctcttcaatttagTGTTGATCATGGTTGAAAAATAATTAAGGAAATGTATCAAATCTAATATATATGTTGCTTCCAAAATTTGTCAggataatctctctctctctctctctctctctctctctctctctctctctctctctctcaatataagTTCAATTGAGTGTTGATCATGGTTGGACAATGATAAGGAAATGTATCAAATCCAATATATATGTTCCTGTCAAAATATGTCCAAGAGAATATGGATCAATTACGATTTCTATCACCTAACAAAAATGAAAGAATAATGGTTTGGAGAATCCATGGTCTACTTTGGGAGTCCTCTTTAATTtgcctaagttagggaatttGAAAGATTATATGATCGCAATAATAAAGAAGTGCGTGAGAATGAGATGTCTACCTTCCTTAAAAGATTCTTTTTATAGGTATTCGGGATACCTCTCTGTTGATTTCCATACTAAAGGATTGCAAGGATTACATTTTGGATATTTTATTGAAGAGTAAAGATTAGTGTGCTAACCCCTACTTTAATTAACAAACGTTATATCTTTTTTTTCCATTACTCCTTtgatatattttcattttttagtcTTACATAATTTAATGTCTTGTTTAATGCCAAAGTTTCTTTTAGGTTATATCAATTGCCCCCTACTCATAAGTCTTATAGTTACCTTTTTAGTTCGAGATCGAGTATATTGCATTTACTGTAAGTCCTTTTATTTTCATGAGATTTCAATTAGGTCATCAGGTGGGCATCTTTGGGTTTCATCagatgtgttggaattggtgtaatcccaagagaggaagtgaattgggttttaaaaactttttggctaattaagcatttcgtcgattcaccacaaatgatcatatctcattcataatgcaAACGTGTAAGTAAAATAATTGAACTATtagtgcagacatacacgtgtgcaggacatctcatttaaaataaaggtgtgcatgcaaataatataacaataaataaataggcatacacatactgaatttaaagtgcagtaattaaataAGATAGGAAGAGGACAACACgagatatttgttatcgaggttcgaccaaaccagcctacgtccctaccttggacataccccccaaggattacactaacgctgctcacttaaacggacagagcagaagccatttacatcctctccttacggggcgaggaaaaccctagttcaatttccgAACTGAAccaaaccagtctcacttacgggccTGGGACTCTCCAATTCAATTTACAAGATGAATCAAACAGGTCTCACTTATAGGGCTGAAACTCCcaagttcaattccgggctgaacccaactgatacattaaaatcatttatgtacaaaatgatatTTCTAAAAATACAAACTAAGATGTACACGattaagctcaaataaatgcactctccaatataatatgaaatatgctcaatagagtaagggtgtgtttctcaaaatatttttacaatctttgaacataatatgtatgatgaagacttcaaagatttaaaccctaaatcaaatatttctctaaaaaatTTTCTCAATAAGACATAGGAGAATTTAGGGTTATAGTTTCAAAAactttgtacaaaaaaaaaatatatgcattTGAAAATCTATGTGCAAATCAATGCAAGTAAaaacccaaataaaatactctcttgtaaaaatgatctacaataataaatgaaagagagtcttggagagtaaaagatttgccccaagaaatagtttttgcaataaaaattagTTTGGGGAACTATGATTAATAAATAATTTGAGAAGATTTGAGAGTtcatcaaagttactaatcttagcttatgaaagggtatatatagagtcaGGGAATTTTTTGATCCTTGGGGATacgctgggtattattagaaaagtttaattaaattttaaatccattttagcatttaaaaataccttaacccgagagttttggtcaatcgagctataggttcggtcgctcaaaTTGACacaaaagaaaaaggcaattttgaacttcGGATGCCTGAAACatggttcgggtggctaaactagGCGATTTTCAAAATATCCAAGATTCGGTTGCCCGTCCTTAAGTTCAGTCTGAcgaacttgcatgttcggttgcccgagggtattttgaacataaacgTTCGGTGcccaagttggtggaaaaggaCAGGATACAAGTTTGGTTGATTGAAGACGCTACGGTCATTTGAGTTCAGTCACCCAAAATCAGGTCAACTATTTCACCAGTCAACAGTTTAGTCGACCGAGacaatttgacttgcctggttCGGTCGTCCAAATCCCTTTCAATTTTCAACCTAGGTTATATTTTACCCCTATTATTTTTCGTAAGTGAAGTGCAGGgtcctagggtctctctaaggtctaggTATTTTAATTTACTCTAAAAAACCTAGTGTCGGTCGACGGTTCTATCTGAGCACTaagacatatcatgcaggatgtGTAACGACtcggaaaatactaatatttaaatattaaagagaaaggaaatggaaacgggaacagaaggaggcagtaaacttcgtcaacgaatgcggatcgcattttggagataatgataattggggataataataacaatttcaaggaattgccaggaaattcgtcgacgaatacagggtttcgtcgacgagtgcataaggaaattcgacGACGAATACaagttttcatcgacgagaaaatccaAGAGACGGATATGGgctgctctaaatttcatcgacgaatacaaggtttcgtctacgaatttaatgaagactcgtcgacgaggtgatgtgtctcgttgacaaatctggcagtataaatagtggaaaatagggatttttatcatttttagcgcccctctctctctctctctctctctctctctctctctacaactctctctcacttctctcttcgtttccgggcctatttctcgccggattgaaaaTCTAAGGAACACTTTTGGCgagattctctgcaagtctgcccgAGCTGATcgctggaaaagttgggttggatttcgttccaatctcaaggtaagacattttattcagtatttgccttttccccaattataagaaatgttgtaggtaagaaagtactaatattttgttctaggggattgtgttttcaggatgttgagttaggaaccctgcgggtatagggccaaaattttataggggcttttcaaagttaaggtaagggaaatatgctatgctaagaattttaataaagttaacagAGATTTAATAGATATATAttcataccagtttattatacagttttcacATGATATAAGTTTAAATGTTTGTGTAGCCTGAGTAAATTTTCATGggatgaaaaaatatatatagcttttataatgtatcatactatattgaataCACAGATATTGACGGTATATACAGTTTGTATAGTTTTTCCTAAtgtatggagttatacagaatatgcagatatagatatatattcacaaaaattatatagaaaaatgtacatgcatatacaacttttatacaaatagtttcatgaaacagagtttagtatgtcatgtttcctattaccataacatacagagtatacaaatagagCATATAGACAgtgatacagacagatatatatatatatatagaggtagcattaagatgctacagatacagtatacagagtttatagtatttacagtatagaaagatagcattatggtaattttcgAAACATggtgaaaacagtaaaagagtatatatgtatatatgtatatagtatcagatccctgtggaaatattacagacagatacagtacagatatagattacaaagcacggtaccgttgctatatacagatagagtgcaaccacatatctcaaataatatGTGGGTatcgtcagccgtgctcggagaggttgtagctccccagttcactgggtagagggggctggtttgacgaggtagtagccagtcctaaGCCTAGGAgtgatgcagtttggccgggctgagatagagtagagtatattgacttatctggagggccgaccacatgtagtcccgcctacgggccgcacaactctgtcatgaggggtcaaatcatgacgtacagagtcctagggaataagtatagttatgtatatgcatacaatttttacagtatatgataagtatagtatgatattatcagtatgaaaagtataaAATACAGataatacaatatattttaatttgagaaagaaagatatgctttgcagattatttgttgcattacagttcagttattcttttaaaagtatctttaacttagttgtcacacactagtaatagcatatttccacttactgagcatcgactcaccttattaatttaatattttcaggtgagctagtaaGGCGAggagatcaggctcacggatagagagtgtttgattaccctagttatagggtgagtttttgacagagttgtgtatattttcgAGTAGATggtgctggaggggtatttttgtatggctatagtctgtatacactgaattatggtattgtatatgcatgtacatgtggttatgtgatttatgtttttccactgcatagggaTGCCCATTACATGCAAGTATTGGTGTCACgatctgctcatttttcacatatatttttcctttatatatatatatatatatatatatatatatatatatatatatatatataaattatcatcatacattccagcttagcaggtcacaatccacctggacccgtgggtactagggatacattagaacattcaacggaagcctaagcagcaggaaacatgtaATCATATACATCACATATCATATATCACAATAACCAGAGTTATTACAATCACTGTATTTCTGTATATGCAACCCTAAAAATGTAatttagggacaatccccacaaaacccaACTATCCCTATcgaaacttacccttcaaaaagggcaacaaCTGCtatagatcagcagggcttttcccgctctcctatcaggggctcctgaaaaagtttgtaaaatttagaggtgagacacctctcagtaagggaaataaactaataccagtatgtggcaacatgagtattcagtGTTCtatatatatcatacataacatattcagtactgtatatcaaatctggaaaaacataaatatatcattaaaacatggcagaacatactgcattttcataatcatatttcatctcatataataatagtaacataaaaacatttttgataggttagctggctgttgtcatgtattacccccacatgattgggttgtgtggcctaaaggcgggacctaacaatggttggccgaccattgccaagtcaaatatccagtctgtaagtccgatgggtctaccatacctggtccgtacactaagggtgatcacagcacacttctttaataaccacatcgaccatccaatctcacaccacttcgtacagcggcgttaacacaaatatcatgatcacgaagaccatggacacatagcaatagtaccgtacaagtgctagcctagac from Malania oleifera isolate guangnan ecotype guangnan chromosome 9, ASM2987363v1, whole genome shotgun sequence carries:
- the LOC131164005 gene encoding small ribosomal subunit protein uS11m, which encodes MHFSFCLRQASRSLSLAPPSLRFLSFSVTKSKLNKTLLEQTRQSSIRSHCPSGLSVPAPGIFNPADMRSLLPSFKALSLFSEIPRKNGVFSGDPWNVAKNVWRFSGTLEMKLGNLNTKENVSLPYATIFRRLIHSESPKHFERRNNFRPMNFVKGIIEESGKDIRGSSQFTQHVTETNADIVHIKMLRNNTFINVTDSKGNTKAWASSGHLKELQGGGKVSRYAAEATAEFVGRRTRELGVKSVVMKVNGFTHFKRKRLAILSWKDGYSNSRSDQNPIVYIEDTTRRPHNGCRLRKKRRI